A single Mesomycoplasma ovipneumoniae DNA region contains:
- a CDS encoding MIP family Ig-specific serine endopeptidase, translating into MIKNNKEIRKLKTFLITSVSIVTPLSTVAFLVACHEKEQPKKEIEQKPNTSSDSAKETITTPSENNPQNGQQDFVPHFNPNFIQRGIENAKRLREQQKQELATNLAKLTDVQAYEKLKNRTFAIAFNSVDKTNENNPDDVVKYEPTGTGWLLDAAYNENKTEVMLYIATNAHIFARSFNTLDSKYKHTFPEYFTEPNKGEKVDSFIIGVPKKEANIQAIDNNSRPDANNTPVYFINKQLGEGSEIGIEGIFDNPKTVFVALNIFDDQTNEQLKQTSTTSPSSQKINNGIGKDFAVFGLKVNLAKLDDLISKNDANKENFQLFKEHIERAIVDIEQDIAKFQTQQYPNHDKKAVPYISYDYTSIYQKGIAEPEKLGISESGVLSPNTTKLYLLGYPSLDGQQFLMRNYPKNLTNKAFAISNDSFSNGLALNDILSPNRSYSSFGFITFIENSGLYYGASGSLVINDYGLPVGIYSAVQTRGGNLDISGKAGYTPFVQIADFDSYGLRHNLIDGTNKKLFPKQEKSYRQNLKKLSENEGEFKDFRKTLLFPDGP; encoded by the coding sequence ATGATAAAAAATAATAAAGAAATAAGAAAATTGAAAACATTTTTAATCACTTCCGTTTCAATTGTTACACCTTTAAGTACAGTGGCCTTTCTAGTTGCTTGCCATGAAAAAGAACAACCAAAAAAAGAGATAGAACAAAAACCAAACACTTCATCAGATAGTGCAAAAGAAACAATAACTACTCCATCAGAAAATAACCCGCAAAATGGCCAACAGGATTTTGTCCCTCATTTCAATCCGAATTTTATACAAAGAGGAATAGAAAATGCTAAACGCTTAAGAGAACAACAAAAACAAGAATTAGCAACTAATTTAGCAAAACTAACAGATGTGCAAGCATATGAAAAACTAAAAAACAGAACTTTTGCAATCGCTTTCAATAGCGTTGACAAAACAAATGAGAACAATCCTGATGATGTTGTCAAATATGAGCCGACAGGAACAGGTTGATTATTAGATGCTGCTTACAATGAAAACAAGACGGAAGTAATGTTGTATATTGCTACAAATGCTCACATTTTTGCCAGATCTTTTAACACTTTAGATTCAAAATATAAACACACTTTCCCTGAATATTTTACTGAGCCAAACAAAGGCGAAAAAGTAGATAGTTTTATTATTGGTGTGCCAAAAAAAGAAGCTAACATCCAAGCAATTGATAATAATTCAAGACCAGATGCAAACAATACCCCCGTTTACTTTATTAACAAGCAATTAGGAGAAGGGAGTGAGATTGGTATCGAAGGAATTTTTGATAATCCGAAAACTGTCTTTGTGGCTTTAAATATTTTTGATGATCAAACAAATGAGCAACTAAAACAAACATCGACCACATCTCCTAGTAGTCAAAAAATAAACAATGGAATTGGTAAAGATTTTGCCGTTTTTGGACTAAAAGTTAATTTAGCAAAATTAGATGACCTCATTTCAAAAAATGATGCAAACAAGGAAAATTTTCAATTATTCAAAGAGCATATCGAAAGGGCAATTGTAGACATCGAGCAAGATATTGCTAAGTTTCAGACACAACAGTATCCAAATCATGACAAAAAGGCAGTACCTTATATAAGTTATGATTATACCTCAATTTATCAAAAAGGTATTGCTGAGCCAGAAAAATTAGGAATTAGCGAATCTGGCGTTTTATCTCCTAATACCACAAAACTTTATTTATTAGGTTATCCAAGCCTTGATGGACAACAATTTTTGATGAGAAATTATCCAAAAAATTTAACTAACAAGGCTTTTGCAATTTCCAACGATAGTTTTAGCAATGGTTTAGCACTAAATGACATCCTCAGCCCTAACAGAAGTTATTCTTCTTTTGGCTTTATAACCTTTATTGAAAATAGTGGACTGTATTATGGAGCCTCTGGGTCGCTCGTCATTAACGATTATGGCTTACCTGTTGGTATTTATTCTGCTGTTCAAACCAGAGGAGGTAATTTAGACATTAGTGGCAAAGCTGGTTATACTCCTTTTGTCCAAATTGCTGATTTTGACTCTTATGGACTAAGACACAACTTAATTGATGGTACAAATAAAAAACTGTTTCCCAAACAAGAAAAATCATATCGACAGAACTTAAAAAAATTATCTGAAAATGAAGGCGAATTTAAAGATTTTCGCAAAACTTTACTATTTCCAGATGGTCCTTAA
- a CDS encoding surface lipoprotein: MKRIYPKKWFLGSLTVLIPTFFLAAACGQNNDDKNKEDKKNPKLDTIKNPNPPKSDPNVQGDPVAFLDTQKGKIESDTLKLIEETKKQKENIEKTEEQTKEIQEKQAEINKELDKIKQNQASTDDQKSNKISEDIKKEKEKLEIEKKKLEKQKKEQDEKLLKEKERLSKLEEEKRQKELEKQKIILEKNRLHIQTVNDLNAVLAKIPNSLEITEQEKKSSNNVATVLFHYRGKPSTFHYENFVKKIDNFDDQNYTITFSFPFEVKTFENNSDINQRRLENVELSVSKKGSNTKVTKRVNLFWDLEKSKKVQQNDEPELYQKELRPVFSKISPSILAYALVNSENEAVLNSVLFGDFNAAFNEVSLSVGLKDEFLGIKSINDEEKFSFDIISATPDDENGALKIQVKKTKFKEQKEQIGDFQEFTFSNLKKNDKNIAEFEFEVDNNKVWPQIREKGIFKNNRHNSNQLSEIQKGRIAKIIFDSLYLKIKNPDPEVLLKEFLVKDHIKNNNFFPYPQIISLEWDNMIRNDAHKKISLKLENKKLIYSFELKYANLLPNSTITPQDQTLQFSDYKTAQIRGEIPLDQFLI, encoded by the coding sequence ATGAAAAGAATATATCCAAAAAAATGGTTTTTAGGAAGTCTTACAGTTTTAATTCCAACGTTTTTTCTCGCTGCAGCATGTGGGCAAAATAACGACGATAAAAATAAGGAAGATAAAAAAAATCCAAAATTAGACACTATAAAAAACCCTAATCCACCAAAAAGTGATCCTAATGTGCAAGGAGATCCTGTTGCTTTTCTTGACACACAAAAAGGCAAAATTGAATCAGACACTTTGAAATTAATCGAAGAAACAAAAAAACAAAAAGAAAATATCGAAAAAACAGAAGAACAAACAAAAGAAATTCAAGAAAAACAAGCAGAAATAAACAAAGAACTTGATAAAATTAAACAAAATCAAGCTTCAACTGATGATCAAAAAAGTAATAAAATTTCAGAAGATATCAAGAAAGAAAAAGAAAAACTAGAAATTGAAAAGAAAAAATTAGAAAAACAAAAAAAGGAACAAGACGAAAAACTACTTAAAGAAAAAGAACGGCTTTCAAAACTTGAGGAAGAAAAAAGACAAAAAGAGCTAGAAAAACAAAAGATAATACTTGAAAAAAATAGACTTCATATTCAAACAGTCAATGATTTGAATGCTGTTTTAGCAAAAATTCCAAATTCTTTAGAAATTACTGAACAAGAAAAAAAATCATCAAATAATGTTGCAACTGTACTTTTTCATTACAGGGGAAAACCTTCAACTTTTCATTATGAAAATTTTGTAAAAAAAATTGATAACTTTGATGACCAAAATTATACAATTACCTTTAGTTTTCCTTTTGAGGTTAAAACTTTTGAAAATAATAGCGATATTAACCAAAGAAGGCTAGAAAATGTTGAACTTTCAGTGTCCAAAAAGGGGTCAAACACAAAAGTCACAAAACGAGTGAACCTTTTTTGAGATTTAGAAAAATCAAAAAAGGTTCAACAAAATGATGAACCAGAATTATATCAAAAAGAATTACGGCCTGTTTTTAGTAAAATAAGTCCTTCAATTTTGGCATACGCATTAGTCAATTCTGAAAATGAAGCCGTTTTAAATTCGGTACTTTTTGGTGATTTTAATGCTGCATTTAACGAAGTTTCACTTTCCGTTGGCCTTAAAGATGAATTTTTAGGGATAAAATCAATAAATGATGAGGAAAAATTTTCCTTTGATATTATAAGTGCAACTCCTGATGATGAAAATGGGGCTTTAAAAATTCAAGTTAAAAAAACAAAATTCAAAGAGCAAAAAGAACAAATTGGTGATTTTCAAGAATTTACTTTTTCCAATTTAAAGAAAAATGATAAAAATATAGCTGAATTTGAATTTGAAGTTGACAATAATAAAGTTTGGCCTCAAATAAGAGAAAAAGGAATTTTTAAAAACAATAGACATAATAGTAACCAACTATCAGAGATTCAAAAGGGTCGAATAGCTAAAATAATTTTTGACAGCCTCTATTTAAAAATAAAAAATCCCGATCCTGAGGTTCTTTTAAAGGAATTTTTAGTCAAAGATCATATTAAAAACAACAACTTTTTCCCTTATCCACAAATTATTTCCCTAGAATGAGATAACATGATCAGAAATGACGCCCACAAAAAAATTAGTCTCAAACTAGAAAATAAGAAGTTAATTTATAGTTTTGAACTAAAATATGCAAATCTTTTACCAAATTCAACCATTACTCCTCAAGATCAGACACTCCAATTTTCAGATTACAAAACCGCTCAAATTAGAGGCGAAATTCCCCTTGATCAATTTTTAATTTAA
- a CDS encoding P97 family adhesin produces the protein MKKNKRKVLILSSFFTGLAFVGITVGISFTFKYNGKHPREEVQQFVKKVKYVAFNPEKISKNSDFSAIKSLLFDGNALKNTIKLDEYLIPYYFSKDSNQLVKFEQKNEKTNSPVFDFVDLNFDDLNQNFIIKFRARQQITDQNFAQSDFVLYPVSFYDSRKFLKADFNFALQKITKKIEDAVSNFNTTISNFSEENSNLAQNNLYRASDFAAKINSSQDSSEVEKNLAQIFPKLTDLISSVRNSKENLIPETNAQIFDINFAKDATTNQFVSVQNNIATMFLQASLTQSALDQLGDNFENNGNKIININLESKDKKSIFLDVNDFFANVKLKPLIYNTEQKDNKLLISKQNPFDFFAKMKFESNPFLKNSSIKDLINPLLAENLSLDFGNFNKLIPSDKQGIDFIFDTPNAKLINDNGKYVIELPYKIVLYESFFDNNSNEIINEKDLILRIEGFGSPINSNVAPGSGFGNFSIPGTQKGIIYQQNPLFDNKTANLVQFISTFGEPVFAKVPLNKEELDNLLLKQDLLKQDYKTLADKLSLPSSYNYNFDNFEAKVRSWAGKTLIPSLDDISRFKKFETTTSINSSNSSQNLTVSSLVSNTFFQNPSDVAAFFANYIQQEPNKIAKTFFELAKYFGLLDQNRFSLQLFDDNLQEDIFKKAAKINLNNTNIQVLSFNNHFEDVFNQGFFSTLFLPESIKTQIGDLKEKSTSDVLATLKDQEIFKESNTNFDLNQIKQNYKKSVKFSTLADVLLAFYLKSAQLSNFLAWEKIDSNLNYEIVFKKGNEISKQTLEQEIKKITEQPKAEQQQTEGQAEEAQQAESTEQTVQSEGTQQSQLPQESPQNLPNNPNYEYLTLNFYYNIGDENTNKFSLQTPVRKILINLSTEKIDPKVSDQEKLNSLADSIPSELLNFEVDDDTFNKISKPQTSTTGQQSGQTSQISSLETDLNNLQKTKDYFSKPLGNAQLRFDIFPSFENSIKTDTINFLLTVSILDKNSQTQNSGENNTNQAEVLASRSLKISVKKSNNSQSSASDQQTN, from the coding sequence ATGAAAAAAAACAAAAGAAAAGTATTAATTTTGTCATCATTTTTCACAGGACTGGCTTTTGTTGGAATAACAGTCGGAATTAGTTTTACATTTAAATATAACGGAAAACATCCCCGCGAAGAAGTCCAGCAATTTGTAAAGAAAGTAAAATATGTTGCATTTAATCCTGAAAAAATAAGCAAAAATAGCGATTTTTCTGCAATCAAAAGTTTATTATTTGACGGAAATGCTCTTAAAAACACAATTAAACTTGATGAGTACTTGATTCCTTATTATTTTAGTAAAGATTCAAATCAACTTGTTAAATTTGAACAGAAAAATGAAAAAACTAACTCGCCAGTTTTTGACTTTGTTGATTTAAATTTTGATGATTTAAATCAAAATTTTATTATTAAATTTAGAGCAAGACAACAAATAACTGACCAAAATTTTGCACAGTCAGATTTTGTTTTATATCCTGTTTCTTTTTATGACTCAAGAAAGTTTTTAAAAGCAGATTTTAACTTTGCACTGCAAAAAATTACAAAAAAAATAGAAGATGCAGTCTCTAATTTTAATACGACAATATCGAATTTTTCTGAGGAAAATTCGAATTTAGCGCAAAATAATTTATACCGAGCTTCAGATTTTGCCGCTAAAATTAATTCTAGTCAAGATTCTTCTGAAGTTGAAAAAAATTTAGCGCAAATTTTTCCAAAACTTACTGATTTAATTTCTTCTGTTAGAAATTCAAAAGAAAATTTAATTCCTGAAACAAATGCCCAAATTTTCGATATAAATTTTGCAAAAGATGCTACAACCAACCAATTTGTTAGTGTTCAAAACAATATTGCGACAATGTTTTTGCAGGCTAGTTTGACTCAGTCGGCACTTGATCAATTAGGCGATAATTTTGAAAATAATGGAAATAAAATTATTAATATAAACCTTGAATCCAAAGATAAAAAATCAATATTTTTGGATGTTAATGATTTTTTTGCAAATGTCAAATTAAAACCGTTAATTTATAATACAGAGCAAAAAGATAATAAACTTCTTATAAGCAAGCAAAATCCTTTTGATTTTTTTGCAAAAATGAAATTTGAATCTAACCCTTTTTTAAAAAATTCAAGCATAAAAGACTTGATAAACCCGTTGTTAGCTGAAAATTTATCATTAGATTTTGGTAATTTTAATAAGTTAATCCCTTCGGATAAGCAAGGTATTGATTTTATTTTTGACACACCAAATGCAAAACTAATAAATGACAACGGAAAATACGTTATCGAATTACCGTATAAAATTGTCTTATATGAGTCATTTTTTGATAATAATTCAAACGAAATTATCAATGAAAAGGACTTAATTTTAAGAATTGAAGGGTTTGGTTCGCCTATAAATTCTAATGTTGCTCCTGGAAGTGGTTTTGGTAATTTTTCTATCCCTGGAACACAAAAAGGGATAATTTATCAACAAAATCCACTTTTTGACAATAAAACTGCCAATTTAGTGCAATTTATTTCAACTTTTGGCGAACCTGTTTTTGCAAAAGTCCCGCTAAATAAAGAAGAATTAGACAATTTATTACTAAAACAGGATTTACTAAAACAGGATTATAAAACCTTGGCCGATAAATTGAGTTTACCTTCATCTTATAATTATAATTTTGATAACTTTGAGGCAAAAGTTAGATCTTGAGCAGGCAAAACTTTGATTCCTAGCTTGGACGATATTTCCCGTTTTAAAAAGTTTGAAACAACAACTAGTATAAATTCCTCAAATTCATCTCAAAATTTAACAGTTAGTTCTTTAGTTTCAAATACTTTTTTTCAAAATCCATCTGATGTAGCTGCTTTTTTTGCAAACTATATTCAGCAAGAACCAAATAAAATTGCTAAAACATTTTTTGAATTAGCTAAATATTTTGGACTTCTTGATCAAAATCGTTTTTCTTTACAACTTTTTGATGACAATTTGCAGGAAGATATCTTTAAAAAAGCAGCAAAAATTAATCTTAATAACACAAATATTCAAGTTTTAAGTTTTAATAATCATTTTGAAGATGTTTTTAATCAAGGCTTTTTTTCAACATTATTTTTACCCGAGTCGATAAAAACTCAAATTGGTGATTTGAAAGAAAAATCAACCTCAGATGTTTTAGCTACATTGAAAGATCAGGAAATTTTTAAGGAATCTAACACTAATTTTGACCTTAATCAAATAAAGCAAAATTACAAAAAAAGTGTTAAATTTTCTACTCTTGCTGATGTTTTATTAGCTTTCTATTTAAAATCAGCTCAGTTGAGTAATTTTTTGGCATGAGAAAAAATAGATTCAAATTTAAATTATGAAATAGTTTTTAAAAAAGGCAATGAAATTTCAAAGCAAACTCTCGAACAAGAAATTAAAAAAATAACAGAGCAACCTAAAGCTGAACAACAACAAACTGAAGGACAGGCCGAAGAGGCTCAACAGGCTGAATCGACTGAACAGACTGTTCAGTCTGAAGGGACTCAACAGTCTCAACTGCCCCAAGAATCTCCGCAAAATTTACCAAATAACCCAAATTATGAATATTTAACACTAAATTTTTATTACAATATTGGGGATGAAAATACTAACAAATTTTCCCTTCAAACACCTGTTAGAAAAATTTTGATTAATTTATCTACCGAAAAAATTGATCCAAAAGTTTCAGATCAAGAAAAACTTAATTCTCTAGCGGACTCAATTCCTTCTGAATTATTGAATTTTGAAGTAGATGATGATACATTTAACAAAATTTCTAAACCCCAAACTAGCACAACTGGACAACAAAGTGGTCAAACTTCACAAATTTCATCATTAGAAACCGATCTTAATAATTTGCAAAAAACTAAAGATTATTTTTCAAAACCATTAGGAAATGCTCAACTAAGATTTGATATATTTCCTAGTTTTGAAAATTCAATAAAAACAGACACAATAAATTTTTTACTAACAGTTTCTATTCTTGATAAAAATTCTCAGACTCAAAATTCTGGCGAAAATAATACAAATCAAGCCGAAGTTTTAGCCTCACGCAGTTTAAAAATTTCAGTAAAAAAATCAAATAATTCTCAGTCATCTGCTTCAGATCAACAAACAAACTAA
- a CDS encoding P110/LppT family adhesin N-terminal domain, producing the protein MKKFFNFQHFSSKTSNIVIGISSLTIVSGLAISIPLGIYSYNRSYYQKLNEEIQTLSLDQEQNPFKNGLAGLFDNLTVKDDFKNLTAFTALNLAKSKIYNFDLLSLIDLDKLYENEYQITYDLVNAQVSGNSIKNIVLFLKSKNDNQIFSKAIDIKNFADENKVVDFSKFEIDEKKSSINIDSKNLISFSEFKSKIQNSFSAAQETENQKFIAFEKALLALKGSYNFINNLGNPSFIRNGLTLEPAIVDNNLSFFSEAGKNYLNFELIDGDKKTPIQLEIKGIATDQEIESEVKSWINDELIPEIKLKPQIQQDLVSKNLSLGSYLYSVQDETNSSLSKNFSELFNYTSNEFSLNTNKLKNYFVNIDIVLKDLSEISEQDRLNLIKDGKVRLNLSGTLTKRDHQKFIKILDFKLDTDIKPDLNEFSRIFARNLPETKLQDFSLPKASNTPALSSDKLVQIFNEIKESSSQIDTKNPNEKLVSQLYLLDFGKNPSKDSLEKYKKELIEISESSKSQAIQAQTFSDLDDQKSENKPLTLGKSIWKALNLQHNFISLDVRPEINFEKQSDNFVIEFSLVSTKNNEKLASSKIQINNVLSSQQSAFDVASKFYPTFFLDGKASFSQTSSTESLKIQDLSDNDIHFQDSNSVENKLTHNGFEIKKAFKFMDNSPKTENTSSSTEQPKTNPAPFSRVNSGVVYLAFRPKNINDYKRHYLLSDSNGSGLFIQKIGRSKYVEKSKPIEGKIGNGKVEINPGPSKDAGQVDAKIDEYVIGIDFKQVEDFKSYNNHFRQGQNSLHLGLESFSTSLKEKQAVVLGHNSWNIKNRFFSADINENSTGFPPNSEYRPSMEIANRTDESRFFSQEFRNSSPFVGQQINPIIEQDQDILLEIIKTPWSLEITAYSSSNNQLNSPFSVSLNAKTIYNINHLTQEWTPFPNFFNLDWAQIGPNPEKITTNPSTSEPDSTQNQSQNSNATIILKGLAVYNDPQLTSPLGKSAREEIKRSFINAYLK; encoded by the coding sequence ATGAAAAAGTTCTTTAATTTTCAGCATTTTTCAAGTAAAACATCAAATATAGTTATCGGAATTTCATCTTTAACAATAGTTAGCGGGCTAGCCATTTCAATTCCCTTAGGAATTTATTCTTATAACCGTTCTTACTATCAAAAATTAAATGAAGAAATTCAAACATTGAGTTTAGATCAAGAACAAAATCCTTTTAAAAATGGACTAGCTGGTTTGTTTGATAATTTAACAGTTAAAGATGATTTTAAAAATTTAACTGCATTTACCGCACTAAATTTGGCAAAAAGCAAAATTTATAATTTTGACCTTTTATCACTAATAGATCTTGATAAATTATATGAAAACGAATATCAAATTACTTATGATTTGGTAAATGCACAAGTTAGTGGAAATTCGATAAAAAATATTGTCTTATTTTTAAAGTCAAAAAATGACAACCAAATTTTTTCAAAAGCAATTGATATCAAAAATTTTGCAGATGAAAATAAAGTTGTTGATTTTTCAAAATTTGAAATTGATGAAAAAAAGTCATCAATTAATATAGATTCCAAAAATTTAATTAGCTTTTCTGAATTTAAATCTAAAATTCAAAATAGTTTTAGTGCAGCTCAAGAAACAGAAAACCAAAAATTTATTGCATTTGAAAAAGCACTTTTAGCACTCAAAGGAAGCTATAATTTTATAAATAATTTAGGAAATCCGTCCTTTATTCGCAACGGGCTGACTCTTGAACCAGCGATTGTTGACAATAATCTTAGTTTTTTTTCTGAAGCTGGCAAAAATTATCTTAATTTTGAGTTAATTGACGGGGATAAAAAAACTCCAATTCAACTGGAAATAAAAGGAATTGCTACCGATCAAGAAATTGAATCAGAAGTAAAATCCTGAATAAATGATGAGCTAATTCCTGAAATAAAATTAAAACCTCAAATCCAGCAAGACCTTGTTAGCAAAAATTTATCACTTGGATCATATTTGTATTCAGTTCAAGATGAAACAAACAGTTCGCTGTCAAAAAATTTTTCAGAATTATTTAATTACACCAGTAATGAATTTAGTCTAAATACTAATAAATTAAAAAATTATTTCGTAAATATAGATATTGTTCTTAAAGATTTGTCTGAAATTAGTGAACAAGATCGCCTAAATTTAATTAAAGACGGAAAAGTTCGCCTAAATTTAAGCGGAACCTTAACAAAAAGAGACCATCAAAAATTTATAAAAATTTTAGATTTTAAATTGGACACTGATATTAAACCTGATCTAAACGAATTTTCACGTATTTTTGCAAGGAATTTACCTGAAACTAAATTACAAGATTTTTCTTTGCCAAAAGCTTCAAATACTCCAGCACTCAGTTCGGATAAATTGGTTCAAATATTTAATGAAATTAAGGAATCATCTAGTCAAATTGACACCAAAAATCCTAATGAAAAATTAGTTAGTCAGCTTTATTTGCTTGATTTTGGTAAAAATCCAAGCAAAGATTCGCTTGAAAAGTATAAAAAAGAGTTAATAGAAATTTCAGAAAGTTCAAAATCTCAAGCAATTCAAGCCCAAACTTTTTCAGATTTAGATGACCAAAAAAGTGAAAATAAACCATTAACTTTAGGAAAATCTATCTGAAAAGCTTTAAATTTACAGCATAATTTTATTTCGCTTGATGTCAGACCAGAAATAAATTTTGAAAAACAAAGCGATAATTTTGTTATTGAATTTTCATTGGTTTCTACTAAAAACAACGAAAAATTAGCCTCTTCAAAAATCCAGATTAATAATGTTTTAAGTTCGCAACAAAGTGCTTTTGATGTTGCTTCCAAATTTTATCCAACCTTTTTCCTTGACGGAAAAGCTAGTTTTTCACAAACTTCATCAACTGAATCACTAAAAATTCAAGACTTATCTGATAATGACATTCATTTTCAGGATAGTAATTCTGTCGAAAATAAGCTAACCCACAATGGTTTTGAAATCAAAAAAGCCTTTAAATTCATGGATAATTCGCCAAAAACCGAGAATACTTCTAGTTCAACCGAGCAACCAAAAACAAATCCCGCCCCATTTTCACGAGTCAATTCAGGGGTTGTTTACTTAGCTTTTAGACCAAAAAATATTAACGACTATAAAAGACATTATTTACTTTCAGATTCAAATGGTAGTGGACTTTTCATTCAAAAAATTGGAAGATCTAAATATGTTGAAAAATCAAAGCCAATTGAAGGAAAAATTGGAAATGGTAAAGTAGAAATTAATCCCGGTCCTTCAAAAGATGCCGGACAGGTTGATGCAAAAATTGACGAATATGTTATTGGTATTGACTTCAAACAAGTTGAAGATTTTAAATCGTATAATAATCATTTTCGCCAAGGTCAAAATTCACTACATTTAGGATTAGAATCATTTTCAACTTCTTTAAAAGAAAAACAAGCTGTTGTTCTTGGTCATAATTCTTGAAATATAAAAAATAGGTTTTTTTCGGCAGATATAAATGAAAATTCTACTGGATTTCCGCCTAATTCTGAATATCGCCCATCAATGGAAATTGCAAATCGTACAGATGAAAGCCGTTTTTTTTCACAAGAATTTCGAAATTCTTCACCATTTGTTGGCCAACAAATTAATCCAATAATTGAGCAAGACCAGGATATTCTCCTTGAAATTATTAAAACGCCTTGATCTTTAGAAATTACAGCCTATTCTTCGTCAAATAATCAACTAAATTCGCCATTCTCGGTTAGTTTAAATGCTAAAACAATTTATAATATAAACCATTTAACTCAAGAGTGAACCCCATTTCCTAATTTTTTCAATCTTGATTGAGCTCAAATTGGTCCTAATCCTGAAAAAATAACGACTAATCCTAGCACAAGTGAACCAGATTCAACTCAAAATCAAAGTCAAAATTCAAATGCTACTATAATTCTTAAAGGTCTTGCTGTTTATAATGATCCTCAATTGACTAGCCCTTTAGGAAAATCAGCTCGCGAAGAAATTAAACGCTCTTTTATTAATGCATATTTAAAATAA